A window of the Streptomyces sp. Ag109_O5-10 genome harbors these coding sequences:
- a CDS encoding polymorphic toxin-type HINT domain-containing protein, with product MRPEARRLARLFRTPRRRIALATASVLTATLLQGVTAPAVAEGWHRPALPASEPPVAGGPAGKALPRKVMKIPRTPQQPPATAWPKPGAATVTLGSKPARAKGLPLTLAAKVATAGGAGGKVAARVLDRAFARKAGLNGPVFTLRAGSAKDAGRVRAGLDYSSFAGAYGGGYADRLRLVELPACVLTSPQKPQCRTTEPVDTVNDPETRTLTAKAVTLSASSATVLAAVAGSSSGLGDYKATSLSASATWSTDLNSGSFAWSYPLAVPQVPGGLVPKLSLSYSSGAVDGRTGNTNNQSSWVGDGFDLSPGYIERRYKGCSDDDVKNADGNVPGDLCWGYDNAVLQLNGTGGELVPSGTNTWKLKDDDGTKVERIYGSTSDVRSNGARNDEYWRVTTPDGTQYYFGYNRLPGWAGGNATTDSTWTVPVYGDDSGEPCHAAAFADSWCRQGWRWNLDYVVDTHGNAVAYYYDKETNAYGRNLKPADDTPYVRGGTLDHIEYGLKSTSVYSAKALAKVDFTSSERCIPDSSTDCSSISKDAFHWYDTPWDMNCDAGTDCDKGRVSPAFFTRKRLTGVTTEVLASGSYSKVDDWKLTHRWGQADIDYQLLLDSIQRTGHDGTSSVTLPKVTFAYTQLANRLDKTGDGWAPFIKARLSTIDDESGGQIDVGYSAPACDFDALPTPETNTTRCFPQYIGGDATTDPERQWFNKYVVSTVTSTDRTGGAPDQVTMYDYLDGAAWHYDDTDGMTEDKFKTWSDWRGYGHVRVRTGGQGGAAAMKTQTDSYFLRGMDGDRKNTSGGTKDVTVTLDPGEGDPITDHASTAGFGYKTVTYSGPDGKVLAKTVNRPWHNETAKKVRNWGTVTADLTGTENTRTWTSLDDGAGAKWRTTSLTNTLDPATGLITRIDDAGDTSTTDDDQCTRSTYVAGSVVLNTPVRVETVAKACDAATSRPADVVSDTRTAYDGGAYGAAATKGDATRVAKLKKYDGTTAVYVESGSGYDGYGRLLTTTDLTADVTVTAAGTLTRTARSDGRTTTTAYNPTTGFAASSTLTNPPVTPGDGSTATTTTQTFDALRGQTLTQTDTNGRVTTYAYDALGRTTKVWLADRTTSQTPSYEFTYTIDDQKAVAVGTKVIGNNGAQDTSYVFYDGFLRPRQTQAPGPRGGTLLTDTFYDERGQVTKEFASYYTDTTAPSTTMFKPENALSVETQNRYTYDGLGRQTELRQIAGSGDGGAVLGITRTVYGGDRTTVIPPAGGTATTTLNDSRGRTTEIRELHARAPEAAYDTTAYQYSPGGELTRVTDPGGNSWTWTYDLLGRLTDTTDPDKGATHTEYDDRGLVTTTKDARNTVLAYVYDGQGRRTELHDGSATGTLRAKWVYDTVSGAKGQLAESVRYSGGQAYSTKVLAYDRLYRPQRTQVTIPSNEGALAGTYLSTTTYNASGTVQGVGYPKAGSLAADTFTYTYENGTQRPIAVSGPKNLKGSTAYSDTGKPLQYVFSANGGKETIETNTYQWGTRRLETSDVSRQDIAGVDQHNTYRYDEAGNVLSVSDTSRSGTDNQCFTYDYLGRLTEAWTQPTTGCATDPSSGVLGGPAPYWTSYSYDVVGNRLTETRHATASGASDTQRVYHYPKPGSHKLDSVDTTTGTVKSTDSFTYDDIGDTHTRLLGDGTSQTLDWDAEGHLAKVTQPVAGGSDKVTEYLYDADGDRLIGRSPTETTLYLGGSEITLAKGASAAKGTRYFDLGGGHQAVQQDDGTISFTLADHHGTAQLSVNADTQALTQRRTEPFGDTRGTAPGNWPGTKGFVGGTADKATGLTHLGAREYDPATGRFLSVDPVFTATDPQQMHGYTYADNNPLTYSDPAGTEIGSKPNSCQYDLKYCSKHEQQEVGYDPKTGTSDYHRGNIYKRAHARQKAWTADNTPVTNDIDKLQNYWASMMDGEFTDDFWDNPVYESKKAGSACYGREGCRQAYLYVLHNGDDADAATAKEIAATYCVYNADQCADEAKEVARGKVIEGMVNDALLAYIGGAAGAERPRPCNSFVPGTAVLMADGTTKPIEDVKTGDKVLATDPKTGRTEVKTVTAEILGKGLKHLVRITLTVKDKKGEKRTVSVTATDGHPFWVPELRRWIDATDLTTSESLRTVTGTEVRITAIQRWTKQATVHNLTVADLHTYYVLAGATPVLVHNATPCGPSVGAGADLTNLSGSEIKRIQNAANRIGRPISVVGSRTLGPRAAGNPDGWGHESDWDYVITGINSRTKHSVSSSLPKADITVGIGRQQDIFTGPLDTNRPHITFYPQGN from the coding sequence ATGAGACCCGAAGCACGCAGGCTTGCCCGCCTGTTCCGCACACCACGACGCAGAATCGCCCTGGCCACCGCCTCGGTGCTGACCGCCACCCTGCTCCAGGGCGTCACCGCACCGGCCGTCGCCGAGGGCTGGCACCGGCCCGCGCTGCCCGCCTCCGAGCCGCCGGTCGCCGGTGGCCCGGCTGGCAAGGCGCTGCCGCGCAAGGTCATGAAGATCCCGCGCACCCCGCAGCAGCCGCCGGCGACCGCCTGGCCGAAGCCGGGCGCGGCGACGGTCACGCTCGGCTCGAAGCCGGCCCGGGCGAAGGGCCTGCCGCTCACCCTGGCCGCCAAGGTCGCCACCGCCGGGGGCGCCGGCGGCAAGGTCGCCGCCCGTGTCCTCGACCGCGCCTTCGCCCGGAAAGCCGGCCTGAACGGCCCCGTCTTCACCCTGCGTGCCGGCAGCGCGAAGGACGCCGGCCGGGTCCGCGCCGGGCTCGACTACTCCTCCTTCGCCGGCGCCTACGGCGGTGGCTATGCCGACCGGCTCCGCCTCGTCGAACTGCCCGCCTGTGTGCTGACCAGCCCGCAGAAGCCGCAGTGCCGCACCACCGAGCCGGTGGACACGGTCAACGACCCCGAGACCCGTACCCTCACCGCGAAGGCCGTCACCCTCAGCGCCTCGTCGGCCACCGTGCTCGCCGCGGTCGCCGGCTCCAGCAGCGGTCTCGGCGACTACAAGGCCACCTCCCTGTCCGCCTCCGCCACCTGGAGCACCGACCTCAACAGCGGCTCGTTCGCCTGGTCGTACCCCCTGGCGGTGCCCCAGGTGCCCGGCGGGCTGGTCCCCAAGCTCTCCCTGTCGTACTCCTCCGGCGCCGTCGACGGCCGTACCGGCAACACCAACAACCAGTCCTCCTGGGTAGGCGACGGCTTCGACCTGTCACCCGGGTACATCGAGCGCCGCTACAAGGGCTGCTCCGACGACGACGTCAAGAACGCCGACGGCAACGTGCCCGGCGACCTGTGCTGGGGCTACGACAACGCGGTGCTCCAACTCAACGGAACCGGAGGCGAGTTGGTGCCGAGCGGCACCAACACCTGGAAGCTGAAGGACGACGACGGCACCAAGGTCGAGCGGATCTACGGCTCCACCTCCGACGTGCGCTCCAACGGCGCCCGCAACGACGAGTACTGGCGGGTGACCACCCCCGACGGCACCCAGTACTACTTCGGCTACAACCGGCTGCCCGGCTGGGCCGGCGGCAACGCGACCACCGACTCCACCTGGACCGTCCCCGTCTACGGCGACGACTCCGGTGAACCCTGCCACGCGGCCGCCTTCGCCGACTCCTGGTGCCGGCAGGGCTGGCGCTGGAACCTGGACTACGTCGTGGACACCCACGGCAACGCCGTCGCCTACTACTACGACAAGGAGACCAACGCCTACGGCCGCAACCTCAAGCCGGCCGACGACACCCCCTACGTGCGCGGCGGCACCCTGGACCATATCGAGTACGGCCTGAAGTCCACCTCCGTGTACTCGGCGAAGGCCCTGGCCAAGGTCGACTTCACCAGCTCCGAGCGGTGCATCCCGGACAGCTCCACGGACTGCTCCTCGATCTCCAAGGACGCCTTCCACTGGTACGACACCCCGTGGGACATGAACTGCGACGCAGGGACCGACTGCGACAAGGGCCGGGTCTCCCCGGCGTTCTTCACCCGTAAGCGGCTCACCGGCGTCACCACCGAGGTGCTCGCGTCCGGCTCCTACAGCAAGGTCGACGACTGGAAGCTCACCCACCGCTGGGGCCAGGCCGACATCGACTACCAGCTGCTGCTCGACTCCATCCAGCGCACCGGGCACGACGGCACCAGCTCCGTCACCCTGCCGAAGGTCACCTTCGCCTACACCCAGCTCGCCAACCGGCTCGACAAGACCGGCGACGGCTGGGCGCCCTTCATCAAGGCCCGGCTGTCCACGATCGACGACGAGTCCGGCGGCCAGATCGACGTCGGCTACTCCGCCCCGGCCTGCGACTTCGACGCGCTGCCGACCCCGGAGACCAACACCACCCGCTGTTTCCCGCAGTACATCGGCGGTGACGCCACCACCGACCCCGAGCGGCAGTGGTTCAACAAGTACGTCGTCTCCACGGTCACCTCGACCGACCGTACCGGCGGAGCCCCCGACCAGGTCACCATGTACGACTACCTGGACGGCGCCGCCTGGCACTACGACGACACCGACGGCATGACCGAGGACAAGTTCAAGACCTGGTCCGACTGGCGCGGCTACGGCCACGTCCGGGTGCGCACCGGCGGCCAGGGCGGCGCCGCGGCCATGAAGACGCAGACCGACAGCTACTTCCTGCGCGGCATGGACGGCGACCGCAAGAACACCTCAGGTGGTACCAAGGACGTCACCGTCACCCTGGACCCCGGCGAGGGCGACCCGATCACCGACCACGCCTCGACGGCCGGGTTCGGCTACAAGACCGTCACCTACTCGGGACCCGACGGCAAGGTCCTCGCCAAGACGGTGAACCGCCCCTGGCACAACGAGACCGCGAAGAAGGTCCGCAACTGGGGCACCGTCACCGCCGACCTCACCGGCACCGAGAACACCAGGACCTGGACCTCCCTGGACGACGGCGCGGGCGCCAAGTGGCGCACCACCTCCCTCACCAACACCTTGGACCCGGCGACCGGCCTGATCACCCGGATCGACGACGCCGGTGACACGTCCACCACGGACGACGACCAGTGCACCCGCTCCACCTACGTCGCCGGCAGCGTCGTCCTCAACACCCCGGTGCGCGTCGAGACCGTCGCCAAGGCGTGCGACGCCGCCACCAGCCGGCCCGCCGACGTCGTCTCCGACACCCGCACCGCCTACGACGGCGGCGCCTACGGGGCGGCGGCCACCAAGGGCGACGCCACCCGGGTCGCCAAGCTCAAGAAGTACGACGGCACCACGGCCGTCTACGTGGAGTCCGGCTCCGGCTACGACGGCTACGGCCGGCTGCTGACCACCACCGACCTGACCGCCGACGTCACCGTCACCGCCGCGGGCACACTCACCCGCACCGCGCGTTCGGACGGCCGTACCACCACCACCGCCTACAACCCGACCACGGGCTTCGCCGCCTCCTCCACCCTCACCAACCCGCCGGTCACCCCGGGCGACGGCAGCACCGCCACGACCACCACCCAGACCTTCGACGCGCTGCGCGGCCAGACGCTGACCCAGACCGACACCAACGGCAGGGTCACGACGTACGCGTACGACGCGCTGGGCCGCACCACCAAGGTCTGGCTGGCCGACCGGACCACGAGCCAGACCCCCAGCTACGAGTTCACCTACACGATCGACGACCAGAAGGCGGTCGCCGTCGGCACCAAGGTCATCGGCAACAACGGCGCCCAGGACACCTCTTACGTCTTCTACGACGGCTTCCTGCGCCCCCGTCAGACCCAGGCGCCCGGCCCCCGGGGCGGCACCCTCCTCACCGACACCTTCTACGACGAACGCGGCCAGGTGACCAAGGAGTTCGCCTCCTACTACACCGACACCACCGCGCCCTCCACGACGATGTTCAAGCCCGAGAACGCGCTGAGCGTGGAGACGCAGAACCGCTACACCTACGACGGTCTGGGCCGGCAGACCGAGCTGCGGCAGATCGCCGGCAGCGGCGACGGCGGCGCGGTCCTCGGCATCACCAGAACCGTCTACGGCGGCGACCGCACCACCGTCATCCCGCCGGCCGGCGGCACCGCCACCACCACCCTCAACGACTCGCGCGGCCGGACCACCGAGATCCGTGAACTGCACGCCCGCGCCCCCGAGGCCGCGTATGACACCACCGCCTACCAGTACAGCCCGGGCGGCGAGCTGACCAGGGTCACCGATCCGGGCGGCAACTCCTGGACCTGGACGTACGACCTGCTCGGCCGGCTCACCGACACCACCGACCCGGACAAGGGCGCCACCCACACCGAGTACGACGACCGCGGGCTCGTGACCACCACCAAGGACGCCCGCAACACCGTCCTGGCCTACGTCTACGACGGCCAGGGCCGCAGGACCGAACTGCACGACGGCTCCGCCACCGGCACCCTGCGCGCCAAGTGGGTCTACGACACCGTCAGCGGCGCCAAGGGCCAACTGGCCGAGTCCGTCCGCTACAGCGGCGGGCAGGCGTACAGCACCAAGGTCCTCGCGTACGACCGTCTGTACCGCCCGCAGCGCACCCAGGTGACGATCCCCTCCAACGAGGGCGCCCTGGCCGGCACCTATCTGTCGACCACCACCTACAACGCCTCCGGGACCGTGCAGGGCGTCGGCTACCCCAAGGCCGGTTCGCTGGCGGCCGACACGTTCACCTACACCTACGAGAACGGCACCCAGCGGCCGATCGCCGTCAGCGGCCCGAAGAACCTGAAGGGCTCGACGGCCTACAGCGACACCGGCAAGCCGCTGCAGTACGTCTTCTCTGCGAACGGCGGCAAGGAGACGATCGAGACCAACACCTACCAGTGGGGAACCCGGCGGCTCGAGACCTCGGACGTGAGCCGGCAGGACATCGCCGGGGTCGACCAGCACAACACGTACAGGTACGACGAGGCCGGCAACGTGCTGTCCGTCTCGGACACCTCACGCTCCGGCACCGACAACCAGTGCTTCACCTACGACTACCTCGGCCGACTGACCGAGGCGTGGACCCAGCCGACCACCGGCTGCGCCACCGACCCGTCCTCCGGGGTCCTGGGCGGCCCGGCGCCGTACTGGACGTCGTACTCCTACGACGTCGTCGGCAACCGGCTCACCGAGACCCGGCACGCCACGGCCTCCGGGGCCTCGGACACCCAGCGCGTCTACCACTACCCGAAGCCCGGCTCCCACAAGCTGGACTCGGTGGACACCACGACCGGCACGGTCAAGTCCACCGACAGCTTCACCTACGACGACATCGGCGACACCCACACCCGGCTGCTCGGTGACGGCACCTCCCAGACCCTCGACTGGGACGCGGAAGGCCATCTGGCCAAGGTGACCCAGCCGGTGGCGGGCGGCAGCGACAAGGTCACCGAATACCTGTACGACGCCGACGGCGACCGGCTGATCGGCCGCAGCCCGACCGAGACCACGCTCTACCTCGGCGGGTCCGAGATCACCCTGGCCAAGGGCGCGAGCGCGGCGAAGGGCACCCGGTACTTCGACCTCGGCGGCGGCCACCAGGCCGTCCAGCAGGACGACGGGACGATCTCCTTCACCCTGGCCGACCACCACGGCACGGCCCAGCTCTCCGTCAACGCCGACACCCAGGCCCTCACCCAGCGCCGCACCGAGCCCTTCGGCGACACCCGCGGCACCGCGCCGGGCAACTGGCCCGGCACCAAGGGCTTCGTCGGCGGCACCGCGGACAAGGCGACCGGCCTGACCCATCTCGGCGCGCGCGAGTACGACCCGGCGACCGGCCGCTTCCTGTCGGTCGACCCGGTCTTCACGGCCACCGACCCGCAGCAGATGCACGGCTACACCTACGCCGACAACAACCCGCTGACCTACTCCGACCCGGCGGGCACGGAGATCGGCTCCAAGCCCAACTCCTGCCAGTACGACCTCAAGTACTGCAGCAAGCACGAGCAGCAGGAAGTCGGCTACGACCCGAAGACCGGCACGAGCGACTACCACCGCGGCAACATCTACAAGCGCGCCCACGCCCGGCAGAAGGCCTGGACGGCCGACAACACCCCCGTCACCAACGACATCGACAAGCTCCAGAACTACTGGGCGAGCATGATGGACGGGGAGTTCACGGACGACTTCTGGGACAACCCCGTCTACGAGTCCAAGAAGGCCGGCTCCGCCTGCTACGGGCGCGAAGGCTGCCGTCAGGCCTACCTCTACGTCCTCCACAACGGCGACGACGCCGACGCGGCGACCGCGAAGGAGATCGCGGCCACCTACTGCGTGTACAACGCCGACCAGTGCGCGGACGAGGCCAAGGAGGTGGCGCGCGGCAAGGTCATCGAGGGCATGGTCAACGACGCCCTGCTCGCCTACATCGGCGGCGCGGCCGGTGCGGAACGCCCACGCCCCTGCAACAGCTTCGTCCCGGGTACGGCGGTCCTCATGGCCGACGGCACGACCAAGCCGATCGAGGACGTGAAGACCGGCGACAAGGTCCTCGCCACCGACCCGAAGACCGGCCGCACCGAGGTCAAGACGGTCACCGCGGAGATCCTCGGCAAGGGGCTCAAGCACCTGGTCCGCATCACCCTGACCGTCAAGGACAAGAAGGGCGAGAAGCGAACCGTCTCGGTCACCGCGACGGACGGCCACCCCTTCTGGGTCCCGGAGCTGCGCAGGTGGATCGACGCCACCGACCTCACCACGAGCGAGTCACTGCGCACCGTCACGGGCACCGAGGTACGCATCACCGCGATCCAGCGCTGGACCAAGCAGGCCACGGTCCACAACCTCACCGTGGCCGATCTGCACACGTACTATGTGCTGGCGGGAGCCACGCCGGTCCTGGTGCACAACGCGACTCCGTGCGGACCCTCAGTCGGAGCCGGTGCCGATCTGACGAACCTCAGCGGTTCGGAGATCAAGCGGATCCAGAACGCGGCCAACCGTATCGGCAGGCCCATCTCGGTTGTCGGGAGCCGGACGCTGGGGCCGCGCGCGGCGGGCAACCCGGACGGGTGGGGACATGAGTCGGACTGGGACTACGTGATCACGGGGATCAACAGCCGTACCAAGCACTCCGTGTCGAGTTCGCTGCCGAAGGCCGACATCACGGTGGGTATCGGCCGCCAGCAGGACATATTCACCGGTCCGCTCGACACGAACAGGCCGCACATCACCTTCTACCCTCAGGGGAACTGA
- a CDS encoding acyl-CoA dehydrogenase family protein, with translation MDFAFDARTEELRAKLLAFMDEYVYPAEAVAEEQRAALDSPWDTPAVVEELKAEARRQGLWNLFLPDAEYGAGLTNLQYAPLAEITGRSPHLAPTALNCAAPDTGNMEVLAQFADDAQKKQWLEPLLAGEIRSAFAMTEPEVASSDATNITTYIERDGDEYVITGRKWYISGAMNPDCKIFIVMGKTDPDGADIRRQQSMVLVPRDTPGVTVKRAMKVFGYEDHSHGGHAEVVFDHARVPVTNLVGEEGGGFAIAQARLGPGRIHHCMRLIGMAERAIELMCRRAVSRQAFGKALAQQGVVHNWIADARVTVEQLRLLVLKTAWLMDTVGNRGAHTEIQAIKIATPRAVVGIIDRAIQLHGAGGVSQDFPLADLYAGARTLMIADGPDEVHQRSLARRELKKYL, from the coding sequence ATGGACTTCGCGTTCGACGCGCGCACCGAGGAACTGCGCGCCAAGCTGCTCGCCTTCATGGACGAGTACGTCTACCCGGCCGAGGCGGTCGCCGAGGAGCAGCGCGCGGCGCTGGACTCGCCGTGGGACACCCCGGCGGTGGTCGAGGAGCTGAAGGCCGAGGCGCGCAGGCAGGGCCTGTGGAACCTCTTCCTGCCCGACGCCGAGTACGGCGCGGGCCTCACCAACCTCCAGTACGCGCCCCTCGCCGAGATCACCGGCCGCTCCCCGCACCTGGCGCCCACCGCGCTGAACTGCGCGGCCCCGGACACCGGCAACATGGAGGTGCTGGCCCAGTTCGCCGACGACGCGCAGAAGAAGCAGTGGCTGGAGCCGCTCCTCGCCGGTGAGATCCGCTCCGCGTTCGCCATGACCGAGCCGGAGGTGGCCTCCTCCGACGCCACCAACATCACCACGTACATCGAGCGCGACGGCGACGAGTACGTGATCACCGGCCGCAAGTGGTACATCTCCGGGGCGATGAACCCGGACTGCAAGATCTTCATCGTGATGGGCAAGACCGACCCGGACGGCGCGGACATCCGGCGTCAGCAGTCCATGGTCCTGGTCCCGCGCGATACCCCGGGCGTCACCGTGAAGCGGGCGATGAAGGTCTTCGGCTACGAGGACCACTCCCACGGCGGCCACGCCGAGGTGGTCTTCGACCACGCGCGCGTGCCGGTGACGAACCTGGTCGGCGAGGAGGGCGGCGGCTTCGCCATCGCCCAGGCCCGGCTCGGCCCGGGCCGGATCCACCACTGCATGCGGCTGATCGGCATGGCCGAACGGGCGATCGAGCTGATGTGCCGCCGCGCCGTCTCCCGCCAGGCCTTCGGCAAGGCGCTCGCCCAGCAGGGCGTGGTGCACAACTGGATCGCCGACGCCCGGGTGACGGTCGAGCAGCTGCGGCTGCTGGTCCTCAAGACCGCCTGGCTGATGGACACCGTCGGCAACCGGGGCGCCCACACCGAGATCCAGGCCATCAAGATCGCCACGCCGCGTGCGGTCGTCGGCATCATCGACCGCGCGATCCAGCTGCACGGCGCGGGCGGCGTCAGCCAGGACTTCCCGCTGGCCGACCTGTACGCCGGGGCCCGCACCCTGATGATCGCCGACGGCCCGGACGAGGTGCACCAGCGGTCGCTGGCGCGGCGGGAGCTGAAGAAGTACCTGTAG
- a CDS encoding phosphotransferase family protein has product MSPDHPPGLDLDRLRGLLDREHPGLVTGPLTGRLIEGGRSNLTYAVSDSASKWVVRRPPLGHVLATAHDMRREHRVISALYPTEVPVPRPVLLCEDEDVLGAPFYVMEFVDGTPYRTSEQLAPLGPERTRNAVLSLVDTLVELHAVDPAEVGLADFGRPEGFLDRQLRRWGKQLDASRNRELAGIDELHATLGRRLPESPAPTVIHGDYRLDNVLIGDDDRIRAILDWEMSTLGDPLTDLGLLVMYSLPLGAPDSPVSTTAEAPGHPEPRELVERYAARSGRDVSNISWYTAFAWFKLAVILEGIHYRYTQGQTLGQGFDRIGDLVPVFIDHGLTTLQEG; this is encoded by the coding sequence ATGAGCCCCGACCACCCGCCCGGACTCGATCTCGACCGGCTGCGCGGCCTGCTGGACCGCGAGCACCCCGGCCTGGTGACCGGTCCGCTCACCGGAAGGCTGATCGAGGGCGGACGGTCGAACCTCACCTACGCGGTCTCCGACTCCGCGTCGAAGTGGGTCGTACGGCGGCCGCCGCTCGGCCATGTCCTGGCCACCGCGCACGACATGCGGCGCGAGCACCGGGTGATCAGCGCGCTCTACCCGACCGAGGTCCCGGTGCCGCGCCCGGTGCTGCTGTGCGAGGACGAGGACGTCCTCGGGGCGCCGTTCTACGTGATGGAGTTCGTGGACGGCACTCCGTACCGCACCTCCGAGCAGCTCGCCCCGCTCGGCCCCGAGCGCACCCGCAACGCCGTGCTGTCCCTGGTGGACACGCTCGTCGAACTGCACGCCGTGGACCCCGCGGAGGTCGGCCTCGCCGACTTCGGCCGCCCGGAGGGCTTCCTGGACCGCCAGCTGCGCCGCTGGGGCAAGCAGCTGGACGCCTCCCGCAACCGTGAGCTGGCCGGCATCGACGAGCTGCACGCGACCCTGGGCCGCCGCCTGCCCGAGTCCCCCGCGCCCACGGTGATCCACGGCGACTACCGCCTCGACAACGTCCTGATCGGCGACGACGACCGGATCAGGGCGATCCTCGACTGGGAGATGTCCACGCTCGGCGACCCGCTGACCGACCTGGGCCTGCTGGTGATGTACAGCCTGCCGCTGGGCGCGCCGGACTCGCCGGTGTCGACGACCGCCGAGGCGCCGGGCCATCCGGAGCCGCGGGAACTGGTGGAGCGGTACGCGGCCCGCTCGGGGCGGGACGTCTCGAACATCTCCTGGTACACGGCGTTCGCCTGGTTCAAGCTCGCCGTGATCCTGGAGGGCATCCACTACCGGTACACGCAGGGCCAGACGCTCGGGCAGGGCTTCGACCGGATCGGCGATCTCGTCCCCGTCTTCATCGACCACGGACTGACCACTCTTCAGGAAGGCTGA
- a CDS encoding NADP-dependent oxidoreductase, whose amino-acid sequence MKGISYSRYGGPEVLEYGEVKDPKVGPDSVLVKVRAAAVNPVDWKCREGHLHGILDAVFPVIPGWDVSGVVVQPGPAVTEFAVGDEVIGYVREDFLSRGTFAEYVAAPVRTLARKPRNLTFEQASGLPLAGLTAYQVLVHALEVKRGETVLVHAAAGGVGSLAVQIAAHLGARVIGTASERNHDFVRGLGGEPVSYGAGLAERVRGLAPEGVAAVFDTIGGEALTVSANLLAPEGRMASIADPDVVDFGGRYCWTRPDAGDLTRLTALAEQGALTVHVTETFPLKAAADAQRRSQEGRTRGKLVVTVDWPEEGEEG is encoded by the coding sequence ATGAAAGGCATCAGCTACAGCCGGTACGGCGGCCCCGAGGTACTGGAGTACGGCGAGGTCAAGGACCCGAAGGTCGGCCCCGACTCGGTGCTGGTGAAGGTCCGGGCGGCGGCCGTCAACCCGGTCGACTGGAAGTGCCGCGAGGGCCACCTGCACGGCATCCTGGACGCCGTCTTCCCGGTGATCCCCGGCTGGGACGTCTCCGGCGTCGTCGTCCAGCCGGGCCCCGCCGTCACCGAGTTCGCGGTCGGCGACGAGGTGATCGGTTACGTCCGCGAGGACTTCCTCTCCCGGGGCACGTTCGCCGAGTACGTCGCCGCCCCGGTGCGCACCCTCGCCCGCAAGCCGCGCAACCTCACCTTCGAGCAGGCCTCCGGGCTGCCGCTGGCCGGCCTCACCGCCTACCAGGTGCTGGTCCACGCCCTGGAGGTCAAGCGCGGCGAGACGGTCCTGGTGCACGCCGCCGCCGGCGGGGTCGGCTCGCTCGCCGTCCAGATCGCGGCCCACCTCGGCGCCCGGGTCATCGGCACGGCGAGCGAGCGCAACCACGACTTCGTCCGCGGCCTCGGCGGCGAGCCGGTGAGCTATGGCGCGGGCCTGGCCGAACGCGTGCGGGGACTGGCGCCCGAGGGCGTCGCCGCCGTCTTCGACACCATCGGCGGGGAGGCCCTGACCGTCTCGGCCAACCTGCTCGCCCCCGAGGGTCGCATGGCCTCGATCGCCGACCCGGACGTCGTCGACTTCGGCGGCCGCTACTGCTGGACCCGCCCCGACGCCGGGGACCTGACCCGGCTCACCGCGCTCGCGGAGCAGGGTGCGCTCACCGTCCATGTCACCGAGACGTTTCCGCTGAAGGCCGCGGCCGACGCGCAGCGCCGCAGCCAGGAGGGGCGGACCCGGGGCAAGCTGGTCGTCACCGTGGACTGGCCGGAGGAGGGCGAGGAAGGCTGA
- a CDS encoding DUF202 domain-containing protein — protein sequence MTEPEQARDPGLQPERTRLAWRRTTLSATVAAVLAAKTALHGGASAAGVVACAACCVCWLGFLLVAHRRIRALAAGGRPAALTPRQAAGAVLCTIAIALCAAALAV from the coding sequence ATGACGGAGCCGGAGCAGGCCCGCGACCCCGGGCTGCAGCCGGAGCGGACCCGGCTGGCCTGGCGCCGTACGACCCTGTCGGCGACCGTCGCCGCCGTACTCGCGGCGAAGACCGCCCTGCACGGCGGTGCCTCGGCCGCCGGGGTCGTCGCCTGCGCCGCCTGCTGCGTGTGCTGGCTCGGCTTCCTGCTGGTCGCCCACCGCCGGATCCGCGCCCTCGCGGCCGGCGGCCGCCCCGCGGCGCTGACGCCCCGGCAGGCGGCCGGAGCGGTGCTCTGCACCATCGCGATCGCCCTGTGCGCCGCCGCACTGGCGGTGTAG
- a CDS encoding YidH family protein gives MIEFARNVRLWFAPEEVRREGTTPDYRFSLANERTFLAWLRTALALIGGGFAVDQFLPDLGRGWRVGLALALLAAGVLCSLRAVNHWMRCERAMRRGEDLPVSRFPALLSVVVAVVAVAMVVVVLVGWEG, from the coding sequence GTGATCGAATTCGCGCGGAACGTCCGTCTGTGGTTCGCCCCCGAAGAGGTGCGGCGGGAAGGAACGACCCCCGACTACCGCTTCTCCCTCGCCAACGAGCGGACCTTCCTCGCCTGGCTGCGGACCGCCCTCGCCCTCATCGGCGGCGGATTCGCCGTGGACCAGTTCCTGCCCGACCTCGGCCGCGGCTGGCGCGTCGGCCTCGCCCTCGCGCTCCTCGCCGCAGGCGTCCTGTGCTCGCTGCGCGCCGTGAACCACTGGATGCGCTGCGAGCGCGCGATGCGGCGCGGCGAGGACCTCCCGGTGTCCCGGTTCCCGGCACTGCTCAGCGTGGTCGTCGCGGTGGTCGCCGTCGCGATGGTCGTCGTCGTGCTCGTCGGGTGGGAGGGATGA